One window from the genome of Pseudoalteromonas sp. '520P1 No. 423' encodes:
- a CDS encoding LysR family transcriptional regulator yields the protein MLNPIWLETFVTLVDTGHFTQTAEKLFMTQPGVSQHIRKLEVESGYSLISRDKKSFELTEQGRLVYQYALDLVENEQALLARLAFDNPFSGCCTLACSGALALMLYPNLLDLQVLHPGLVVKLKAAPNHQILNEIQTGIIDLGIITDMPSQGLFDVTEIGLEQLCLVLPANIETNDNSDNLLIQLGLIDHPDAELYLSLYFAQSQESIQTHLNIEEIPVSGYVNQISQILEPVAKGLGFTVLPKSAVDTFQTPERLQILSLKQPVMQTLYMVKKRKRALPARFDVVKSILKKHLDVVKR from the coding sequence ATGTTAAATCCTATTTGGTTAGAGACCTTTGTGACCTTAGTTGATACTGGGCATTTTACACAAACGGCAGAAAAGCTTTTTATGACTCAACCAGGTGTGAGTCAGCATATTAGAAAGCTTGAAGTTGAAAGTGGGTATTCACTTATATCGCGAGATAAAAAAAGCTTTGAATTAACTGAGCAAGGGCGTTTAGTTTACCAATACGCATTAGATCTAGTTGAAAATGAACAAGCGTTATTAGCGCGGTTAGCTTTTGATAATCCGTTTTCTGGTTGTTGTACTTTAGCTTGCTCAGGCGCACTTGCCTTAATGCTTTATCCTAATTTATTGGACTTACAAGTTCTACACCCTGGGCTTGTTGTTAAGCTAAAAGCAGCCCCTAATCATCAGATATTAAATGAAATACAAACGGGAATAATAGATTTAGGTATTATCACTGATATGCCAAGTCAGGGTTTATTTGATGTGACTGAAATCGGTTTGGAACAACTGTGTTTAGTGCTGCCGGCCAATATTGAAACTAATGATAATAGTGATAATTTACTTATTCAACTTGGTCTTATTGATCACCCAGATGCAGAGCTTTATTTATCTCTTTATTTTGCACAAAGTCAGGAGTCAATTCAGACACATTTAAACATTGAAGAAATACCTGTTAGTGGTTATGTCAATCAAATCAGCCAAATACTAGAACCTGTAGCAAAAGGGCTAGGTTTTACTGTTTTGCCAAAAAGTGCCGTAGATACTTTTCAAACACCAGAAAGGTTACAGATACTTTCTTTAAAGCAGCCCGTAATGCAAACCCTATATATGGTCAAAAAGAGAAAGAGAGCACTACCTGCGCGCTTTGATGTTGTGAAGTCGATATTGAAAAAGCATTTGGATGTAGTCAAAAGGTGA
- a CDS encoding monovalent cation/H+ antiporter subunit D family protein, which translates to MITHLPILQVIVPLMSAPICLLLNRAKLVWLFSLLASGLAFVISILLLQQVMISGVISYELGGWQAPWGIEYRIDKLNAFLLLIISGISTVVLVAAQTSIEKEIPKDKHTYFYVLYLLSLTGMLGIVATGDAFNVFVFLEISSLSAYALIAMGQKRQALWASYQYLIMGTIGATFILIAIGLMYQMTGTLNMQDLSHRLPEVAQTRTVFVSFAFLIVGVCLKLAMFPLHLWLPNAYAYAPSIVTAFFAATATKVAVYLLIRFTFSIFGFSFSFATIPLQTLFMALGLIGIFIASATAIYQNNVKHIFAYSSIAQIGYMIVGFSLSTAAGLTATLLHMFNHALMKGAIFLALAAVIYRIGNVELNNLRGLGRQMPLTMAAIVTGGLSLIGVPLTVGFVSKWYLLTALVEQGWWPVAVLILLGSMLAVIYVWRIVEVAYFKAPLDENIKVKEAPVSFLIPIWTLVIANIYFGIDTRLSVQVAQGAAQSLFGVSP; encoded by the coding sequence GTGATTACACACCTTCCTATTTTACAAGTTATCGTACCGCTAATGTCTGCACCTATTTGTTTACTGTTAAATCGCGCTAAATTGGTATGGCTGTTTTCTCTCCTTGCTAGTGGTTTGGCATTTGTAATAAGCATTTTGTTATTACAACAAGTGATGATATCTGGTGTGATTAGCTACGAATTAGGTGGCTGGCAAGCGCCATGGGGAATAGAGTATCGCATTGATAAACTTAATGCTTTTTTACTGTTAATTATTTCAGGTATCAGTACGGTCGTTTTAGTTGCAGCCCAAACCAGCATTGAAAAAGAAATCCCCAAAGATAAACACACTTATTTTTACGTTTTATATCTACTCTCTCTCACTGGCATGTTGGGTATTGTTGCAACTGGCGATGCCTTTAATGTTTTTGTGTTTTTAGAAATATCATCGTTATCTGCATATGCCTTAATCGCTATGGGCCAAAAGAGACAAGCGCTTTGGGCTTCGTATCAATATTTGATCATGGGAACCATAGGCGCCACCTTTATTTTAATTGCGATTGGTTTGATGTATCAAATGACAGGCACGCTAAATATGCAGGACTTGTCACACCGTTTACCTGAAGTAGCACAAACGCGTACCGTATTTGTTTCCTTTGCTTTTTTGATTGTGGGTGTATGTTTAAAATTGGCTATGTTTCCACTGCATTTATGGTTACCTAATGCTTATGCCTATGCACCTTCTATCGTCACTGCTTTTTTTGCAGCCACCGCAACCAAAGTAGCAGTTTATTTATTAATTAGATTTACTTTTTCAATATTTGGCTTCTCTTTTTCTTTCGCAACGATTCCATTGCAAACATTATTTATGGCACTTGGATTGATTGGTATTTTTATCGCTTCAGCAACAGCTATTTATCAAAATAATGTTAAACATATTTTTGCCTATTCAAGCATAGCTCAAATTGGTTATATGATTGTAGGTTTTAGTTTAAGTACAGCAGCAGGATTAACCGCAACCTTATTGCATATGTTCAATCACGCGTTAATGAAAGGTGCTATATTTTTAGCCTTAGCCGCGGTTATTTATAGAATAGGCAATGTTGAACTCAATAATTTACGTGGTTTAGGGCGTCAGATGCCATTGACCATGGCGGCAATTGTTACTGGCGGATTAAGTTTAATTGGCGTGCCTTTAACTGTTGGTTTTGTCAGTAAATGGTATTTACTCACTGCATTAGTTGAACAAGGATGGTGGCCTGTTGCGGTGCTCATTCTTCTAGGGTCAATGCTAGCGGTTATTTATGTTTGGAGAATAGTAGAAGTTGCTTACTTCAAAGCGCCCTTAGATGAAAATATAAAAGTTAAAGAAGCGCCGGTGAGTTTTCTGATCCCTATATGGACACTTGTCATCGCCAATATTTACTTTGGCATTGATACTCGATTGAGTGTGCAGGTAGCACAAGGTGCCGCACAAAGCTTGTTTGGAGTATCACCATGA
- the mnhG gene encoding monovalent cation/H(+) antiporter subunit G has protein sequence MEIVITISSGFFILLGSFLCISGGIGLLRFPDFYTRMHAVGVTDTLGAGMILVGLMILSTDLLVFAKLVMVLLLTLLVGPTASHVLAKSAFHNGVIPKGSSNLSQDKQKENNSSII, from the coding sequence ATGGAGATTGTAATAACGATTAGTAGTGGTTTTTTTATACTCCTTGGTAGCTTTCTTTGTATTTCAGGCGGTATTGGACTGCTACGTTTTCCTGATTTTTATACCCGTATGCATGCAGTTGGTGTGACAGATACATTAGGCGCTGGTATGATTTTGGTCGGGCTTATGATACTTAGTACTGATCTTTTAGTTTTTGCCAAATTAGTTATGGTATTGCTTTTAACCTTGTTAGTTGGCCCTACAGCCAGTCATGTCTTAGCCAAATCCGCTTTTCATAATGGTGTCATACCTAAAGGTTCAAGTAACCTTAGCCAAGATAAACAAAAGGAGAATAACTCATCGATTATTTGA
- a CDS encoding VOC family protein, translating into MKMNHIGIMVGEMDKAVEFYTQVLGLKIVMNNTKVQEERETAIGRMCIAVFGEGFKGFNIAHLVTTDGIGVELFEMKERAQRHDLDFSRLGIFHFCLQTDDFETVMQKTEEYGGKVRMDVMRYHPEDDSKPAKMVYLEDPFGNLFELYSHTYEETYAADYE; encoded by the coding sequence ATGAAAATGAATCACATAGGCATTATGGTTGGTGAAATGGACAAAGCTGTTGAGTTTTATACTCAAGTGCTTGGCCTTAAAATAGTTATGAACAATACTAAAGTACAAGAAGAACGTGAAACTGCAATTGGCCGAATGTGCATTGCCGTTTTTGGCGAAGGATTTAAAGGTTTTAATATTGCGCATTTAGTAACAACAGACGGAATCGGTGTTGAATTATTTGAAATGAAAGAACGTGCCCAACGACATGATCTTGATTTTTCGAGACTGGGTATTTTTCATTTTTGTCTGCAAACTGATGATTTTGAAACTGTAATGCAAAAAACTGAAGAATATGGCGGTAAAGTAAGAATGGACGTAATGCGCTATCACCCAGAAGATGATTCAAAACCCGCTAAAATGGTTTATTTAGAAGACCCTTTTGGTAATTTATTTGAACTCTACTCACATACATATGAAGAAACCTACGCTGCTGATTATGAGTAA
- a CDS encoding cation:proton antiporter subunit C gives MLIGLFNYWIVIILMMIGLYIVIAHGNLIKKIIGLTIFQTSVFIFYISIAKVDGGTAPILADGITQYSNPLPHVLILTAIVVGIATTALGLSLVVRIKETYHSIEEEEIQQQDNEEQQSKNKAEESA, from the coding sequence ATGTTAATAGGTCTTTTTAATTATTGGATTGTGATAATTTTGATGATGATTGGGCTCTACATTGTGATTGCTCACGGTAACTTAATAAAAAAAATTATAGGCTTAACTATTTTTCAAACTTCGGTATTTATTTTTTATATTAGTATCGCTAAAGTTGATGGCGGAACCGCTCCGATTTTAGCTGATGGCATAACGCAATACTCAAACCCTTTACCTCATGTTCTTATTCTGACAGCCATTGTTGTTGGCATTGCGACCACGGCGTTAGGTTTATCATTAGTTGTTCGTATTAAAGAAACCTATCACTCAATTGAAGAAGAAGAAATTCAACAGCAAGACAATGAAGAGCAGCAGTCTAAGAATAAAGCGGAGGAAAGCGCGTGA
- a CDS encoding DUF4040 domain-containing protein, whose product MIDIVLLTFLIIIAVAIIRTKDSFAVVMLAGIYGLLSASFFVAMDAVDVAFTEAAVGAGISTLLMLVVISMTGRKEKPTRHKPLPALFIVIITGGLLIYGTLDMPHFGSEDAPIHNHTSPRYINDSMQEIGIPNIVTSVLASYRAFDTFGEVVVIFTAGIGVLTLLSVARTKNNDDEIESINDSMHRQHLVIRIVAKMLIPFIFLFALYVQFHGDFGPGGGFQAGVIFASAIILYAMLFGLVTARKVINQTFIQFIAALGVLIYGSVGAVSLMNGGNFLDYNVLSSNPITGQHLGILIIEWGVGCTVASVMVVIFFNFAGRRERKQHKKPSQDKESPIC is encoded by the coding sequence TTGATTGATATCGTATTATTAACCTTCTTGATTATTATCGCCGTTGCGATAATTCGCACGAAAGATTCCTTTGCCGTTGTTATGCTCGCTGGTATTTATGGACTTTTATCCGCAAGCTTTTTTGTTGCTATGGATGCAGTTGATGTTGCTTTTACTGAAGCTGCTGTGGGGGCTGGTATATCAACCTTACTCATGTTGGTTGTTATCTCGATGACAGGGCGTAAAGAAAAGCCAACTCGACACAAACCACTACCAGCACTTTTTATTGTAATTATAACAGGTGGATTACTCATCTACGGCACATTAGATATGCCTCATTTTGGCTCCGAAGACGCTCCGATTCATAACCACACATCACCTCGTTATATCAATGATTCGATGCAAGAAATTGGAATACCAAATATTGTCACATCCGTACTTGCAAGTTATAGAGCATTTGACACTTTTGGTGAGGTGGTTGTTATTTTTACTGCAGGTATCGGTGTGCTAACACTGCTATCAGTTGCTCGCACTAAAAACAATGATGATGAAATTGAGTCAATCAATGATTCTATGCATCGACAGCACCTTGTTATTCGTATTGTTGCTAAGATGCTCATTCCTTTTATTTTCTTGTTTGCTCTTTATGTTCAATTCCATGGTGATTTTGGTCCTGGAGGTGGTTTTCAAGCAGGTGTTATCTTTGCTTCCGCTATTATTTTATATGCGATGCTTTTTGGGTTAGTTACTGCACGTAAAGTCATTAATCAAACCTTTATTCAATTCATTGCGGCACTGGGAGTATTGATCTATGGCAGTGTGGGTGCTGTATCTTTGATGAATGGAGGGAACTTCCTTGATTACAATGTGTTATCAAGCAATCCCATTACAGGCCAACACTTAGGTATTTTAATAATTGAATGGGGAGTGGGATGTACGGTTGCCTCCGTTATGGTCGTTATCTTTTTCAACTTCGCAGGTCGCAGAGAGCGCAAACAACATAAAAAGCCATCTCAAGATAAGGAATCACCCATATGTTAA
- a CDS encoding Na+/H+ antiporter subunit E, protein MKHTISLFLILIAFWLLNSGHYSLLISSLGFASIALVLVITHKMDVVDNESQPVYLSTKIFGYYMWLIKEIIKANITVVKHIWLGVNSISPTLKTIKISQKTDMGKVIYANSITLTPGTVAIDLVDNEITVHALVYKDIEALETGEMDRRVTLLER, encoded by the coding sequence ATGAAACATACCATTAGTTTATTTCTGATTTTAATCGCATTTTGGCTTCTTAATTCAGGCCATTACAGTCTGCTAATCTCATCTCTTGGTTTCGCGTCTATCGCGTTAGTTTTAGTCATTACTCATAAAATGGATGTCGTTGATAATGAGTCACAACCAGTCTATTTATCAACCAAAATATTTGGCTACTATATGTGGTTAATCAAAGAGATTATTAAAGCCAATATCACTGTCGTAAAACATATTTGGCTAGGTGTAAATAGTATTTCACCAACACTGAAAACAATTAAAATCAGCCAGAAAACTGACATGGGAAAAGTTATCTATGCTAATTCAATTACCTTAACGCCAGGTACAGTCGCAATCGATTTAGTAGATAACGAAATTACCGTACACGCCTTAGTTTATAAGGATATTGAGGCTTTAGAAACCGGTGAAATGGATCGCCGAGTAACCTTATTGGAACGCTAA
- a CDS encoding monovalent cation/H+ antiporter complex subunit F: protein MLIAATLAIFVAMILAIIRGIAGPTLYDRILAVNMFGTKTVLLISLLGFVMGRPEFLDIAIVYALINFISVIGVLRYSDTHQFKHTPNDNESIKKDV from the coding sequence ATGTTAATTGCAGCCACACTTGCTATTTTTGTCGCCATGATTTTAGCAATTATTAGAGGAATTGCTGGGCCGACACTTTATGACCGTATTTTGGCGGTTAATATGTTTGGCACTAAAACGGTATTACTCATTTCTTTGTTGGGATTTGTAATGGGCAGGCCTGAATTTTTAGATATTGCCATAGTGTATGCACTGATCAACTTTATTAGTGTCATTGGGGTATTACGTTACTCGGATACACATCAATTTAAACATACACCTAACGATAACGAATCTATAAAGAAGGATGTTTAA
- a CDS encoding monovalent cation/H+ antiporter subunit D family protein, producing the protein MNLSLELMLQLCIIIPFLATFAIVASRRYPNLRESVTLSTSLVLIFLVVTLYQGLSSGKFISVYWWELLPGLTISFNIEPLGMLFALVASFLWLVTTCYSIGYMRSHQEKNQTRFYVCFAVAIGAVMGLTFSANLFTLFIFYEVLTLSTYPLVTHAGTEKAKKGGRTYLGILLTTSIVFFLLAIVSTWLVAGTLDFKPGGIFTDDVDKITASILLVLFIFGIGKAAIMPFHRWLPAAMVAPTPVSSLLHAVAVVKAGVFTVLKVCTFIFGLDLLAQLPSTQYLLYLAGASVLLASIIAMLQDNLKARLAYSTVSQLGYITIGALLATSSGVIGSAMHIAMHAFGKITLFFCAGAILVAAHKSKISEMHGLGRQMPFTMTAFFIATLSIIGLPPTGGVWSKWYLLMGTLETEQFIMMTVLMISSLLNIAYLLPIPFHAFFPKNSNNNDQFPDSALTKVKIKEAPLASLIAIGIATLGCLILFIYPQALYELAAAALEHEK; encoded by the coding sequence ATGAATCTTTCTTTAGAGCTGATGCTGCAACTGTGTATTATCATTCCGTTCTTAGCAACATTCGCGATTGTTGCATCAAGACGTTATCCAAACCTGCGAGAAAGTGTCACCCTTTCAACCAGCCTAGTGTTAATTTTTTTAGTTGTGACTTTATATCAAGGTTTATCTTCAGGAAAATTTATCAGCGTTTATTGGTGGGAGCTTTTACCCGGTTTAACCATTAGTTTTAATATTGAACCACTGGGTATGTTGTTCGCGTTAGTTGCAAGTTTCCTCTGGTTGGTGACTACGTGTTATTCCATTGGCTATATGCGCAGCCACCAAGAAAAGAATCAAACGCGTTTTTATGTGTGTTTCGCCGTTGCGATTGGCGCGGTGATGGGTCTTACTTTTTCAGCAAACCTTTTTACTTTGTTTATATTTTATGAAGTACTGACACTCTCAACTTACCCTTTAGTGACACACGCAGGTACTGAAAAAGCAAAAAAAGGTGGACGAACTTATCTAGGGATTTTACTAACAACATCAATCGTTTTCTTCCTGCTAGCGATTGTCAGTACTTGGCTTGTAGCAGGCACTTTAGACTTTAAGCCCGGTGGTATATTTACAGATGATGTTGATAAAATAACTGCTAGCATCTTATTGGTATTGTTCATTTTTGGCATTGGAAAAGCCGCTATCATGCCTTTTCATCGCTGGTTGCCTGCCGCTATGGTTGCACCAACGCCAGTGAGTTCCCTTTTACATGCAGTAGCCGTCGTAAAAGCAGGTGTGTTCACGGTATTAAAAGTCTGCACCTTTATTTTTGGCTTAGATTTATTGGCCCAATTACCCTCCACGCAATATTTATTATATCTGGCCGGAGCTTCTGTATTGCTTGCCTCCATTATTGCCATGCTACAAGACAATTTGAAAGCAAGATTGGCTTATTCAACCGTGAGTCAGCTAGGTTATATAACAATCGGTGCTTTACTAGCAACCTCTTCAGGCGTAATTGGTAGCGCTATGCATATCGCTATGCATGCTTTTGGTAAAATTACGTTATTTTTCTGTGCAGGTGCTATTTTAGTGGCGGCACATAAATCAAAGATTAGTGAAATGCATGGTCTTGGTAGGCAAATGCCATTTACCATGACTGCGTTTTTTATCGCCACGCTCAGTATTATCGGCTTACCACCTACAGGCGGAGTATGGAGTAAGTGGTATTTATTAATGGGCACCCTAGAAACAGAACAGTTTATAATGATGACTGTTTTAATGATTAGTTCCCTGCTCAACATTGCCTATTTGTTGCCTATCCCTTTTCACGCTTTTTTCCCTAAGAATTCAAACAATAATGATCAATTTCCAGATAGCGCTTTAACTAAAGTTAAAATAAAAGAAGCACCGCTCGCTTCATTAATTGCGATAGGTATTGCCACCTTAGGGTGCTTGATCCTCTTTATCTACCCACAAGCGCTTTATGAGTTAGCTGCGGCCGCACTCGAACACGAGAAATAA